From Domibacillus sp. DTU_2020_1001157_1_SI_ALB_TIR_016, a single genomic window includes:
- the cysE gene encoding serine O-acetyltransferase, producing MEPRIQNVSVYQRRFFVCLKKDLGGVETMLRVLKQDIDTIFEQDPAARSYLEVILTYSGLHAIWAHRLAHGFYKRKFYFIARVISQISRFFTGIEIHPGARIGRGLFIDHGMGVVIGETCEIGDNVTLYQGVTLGGTGKEKGKRHPTVLDGALIATGAKVLGSITIGECARVGAGSVVLKDVPANSTVVGIPGRVVIQNGKKVQPSVKDLNHSNMPDPVADRLKSLEAEIAYLKEEMKKGDHTNVH from the coding sequence GTGGAACCGCGTATACAAAACGTCTCTGTCTATCAGAGGCGTTTTTTTGTATGTCTGAAAAAGGATTTGGGAGGAGTGGAAACAATGCTGCGTGTATTAAAGCAGGACATCGACACGATTTTTGAGCAGGACCCGGCAGCAAGAAGTTACTTGGAAGTGATTTTAACGTATTCGGGGCTGCATGCCATTTGGGCGCATCGCCTGGCCCATGGGTTTTACAAACGGAAGTTTTATTTTATTGCCCGGGTTATTTCTCAAATCAGCCGCTTTTTCACGGGCATTGAAATTCATCCAGGTGCCCGGATTGGCCGCGGTCTTTTTATCGACCACGGTATGGGCGTTGTCATCGGGGAAACATGTGAAATTGGTGACAATGTTACGCTTTATCAAGGGGTAACACTCGGGGGAACTGGTAAAGAAAAAGGAAAGCGCCATCCTACTGTTCTTGACGGAGCATTGATTGCCACAGGGGCGAAAGTGCTCGGCTCGATTACCATTGGGGAATGCGCCCGGGTTGGCGCTGGCTCGGTTGTATTAAAAGACGTACCGGCCAATTCAACGGTTGTTGGGATTCCGGGCCGGGTTGTTATACAGAATGGCAAAAAAGTTCAGCCTTCTGTAAAGGATTTAAACCACAGCAATATGCCTGACCCGGTTGCCGACCGCTTAAAAAGCCTGGAAGCAGAAATTGCTTACTTGAAGGAAGAAATGAAGAAAGGGGATCACACGAATGTCCATTAA
- a CDS encoding NYN domain-containing protein, which translates to MDILLVDGYNMIGAWPELRRLKNVDFGGARDRLVELMAEYQGAHGCRVIIVFDAHFVKGTEKKYRDAKVEVIFTRENETADERIERMAIELTNVRDQVTVATSDYTEQWAVFGQGALRISARELLTELSITQKGIRKNLGEISEIKPHARIPLSKETAETFEKWRRGKK; encoded by the coding sequence ATGGATATTCTCCTCGTCGATGGCTATAACATGATTGGCGCGTGGCCGGAGCTTCGCCGGTTGAAAAACGTAGATTTTGGCGGTGCCCGTGACCGCCTTGTCGAACTAATGGCGGAGTATCAGGGCGCCCACGGCTGCCGCGTGATTATTGTATTCGATGCGCACTTTGTCAAAGGAACGGAGAAAAAGTACCGCGATGCCAAGGTAGAAGTGATTTTCACGCGTGAAAATGAAACGGCGGATGAGCGAATTGAACGAATGGCCATTGAATTGACGAATGTGCGTGATCAAGTAACGGTCGCTACATCGGACTATACAGAGCAATGGGCTGTATTCGGCCAGGGAGCTCTCCGCATTTCCGCGCGGGAACTTTTAACAGAATTGTCAATTACACAAAAAGGAATTCGAAAAAACCTCGGGGAGATCAGTGAAATCAAGCCACACGCGAGAATTCCGCTCAGTAAAGAAACCGCCGAAACGTTTGAGAAGTGGCGCAGAGGAAAAAAATGA
- a CDS encoding Mini-ribonuclease 3, producing the protein MKGLAEPLKDARQLNGLALAYMGDAVYEVYVRKFLLESGRVKPNDLHRASTKFVSAKAQAAQLHRLFEEQFLTEEEETVAKRGRNAKSGHTPKNTDVLTYNHSTALEAVIGFLFLTGRLERMEEIIYNILENGGTNG; encoded by the coding sequence ATGAAAGGGCTCGCAGAACCGCTTAAAGATGCAAGACAGCTGAACGGGCTGGCGCTGGCTTATATGGGAGATGCTGTATACGAAGTGTATGTGCGGAAGTTTTTGCTGGAGTCCGGCCGGGTAAAGCCGAACGACCTGCACCGCGCTTCGACAAAATTCGTCTCTGCCAAGGCACAGGCTGCCCAGCTGCACCGGCTGTTTGAAGAACAGTTTTTAACCGAAGAAGAAGAAACGGTCGCCAAGCGCGGACGCAATGCAAAATCAGGACACACTCCAAAAAACACGGATGTTCTGACCTATAACCACAGTACCGCTCTTGAAGCTGTCATCGGTTTTTTGTTTTTAACCGGCCGGCTTGAGCGAATGGAAGAGATTATCTATAACATCTTAGAGAACGGAGGGACGAACGGATGA
- the cysS gene encoding cysteine--tRNA ligase: protein MSIKLYNTLTRKKEEFVPLKEGKVKMYVCGPTVYNYIHIGNARPAIVFDTVRRHLQYRGYEVKYVSNFTDVDDKLIRAANELGEEVPVIAERFIQAYFEDTHALGCQKADIHPRVTESIELIIEFIAELVNKGFAYESGGDVYYRTRKFNGYGKLSHQSIDELKVGARIGAGEKKDDALDFVLWKAAKEGEISWSSPWGEGRPGWHIECSAMARKYLGDSIDIHAGGQDLTFPHHENEIAQSEALTGKPFARYWLHNGYINIDNEKMSKSLGNFVLVHDIIKEVDPQVLRFFMLSVHYRNPVNYNKELLDSSAASLDRLKTAYQNVKHRKESSTNLTDHNDQWIEKVNRHHERFLQEMDDDFNTANAISVLFDLSKDANVYLLEDHTSTEVIDVFLSKFEDMFFVLGLQLQQEELLDEEIEALIQERNEARKNRDFARADSIRDQLKDMNIILEDTAQGIRWRRG from the coding sequence ATGTCCATTAAATTATATAATACGCTGACGCGCAAAAAAGAAGAATTTGTCCCGCTTAAAGAGGGGAAAGTAAAGATGTATGTATGCGGTCCAACCGTTTATAACTACATTCATATCGGAAATGCCCGGCCGGCTATTGTATTTGATACAGTGCGCCGCCATCTGCAATACCGCGGATACGAAGTAAAGTACGTATCAAACTTTACCGACGTGGATGACAAGCTGATCCGGGCAGCGAACGAGCTCGGAGAAGAGGTGCCCGTCATTGCCGAACGTTTTATTCAGGCATACTTTGAAGATACCCACGCACTGGGTTGCCAGAAAGCCGATATTCATCCGCGCGTAACAGAAAGCATTGAGCTGATTATTGAATTTATTGCCGAGCTTGTAAACAAAGGGTTTGCTTATGAATCCGGCGGAGATGTGTACTACCGGACCCGTAAATTTAACGGATACGGCAAATTGTCTCATCAATCTATTGATGAACTAAAAGTCGGCGCCCGTATTGGCGCAGGCGAGAAGAAAGACGACGCACTTGATTTTGTTTTATGGAAAGCAGCGAAAGAAGGAGAAATCTCCTGGAGCAGCCCGTGGGGAGAAGGACGTCCCGGCTGGCATATTGAATGCTCGGCAATGGCCCGTAAGTATCTTGGTGATTCCATTGATATTCACGCAGGCGGCCAGGATTTAACATTCCCGCACCATGAAAATGAAATTGCCCAGTCGGAAGCATTAACAGGCAAGCCGTTTGCCCGTTACTGGCTGCATAACGGCTACATTAACATCGATAACGAAAAAATGTCCAAATCACTTGGCAACTTTGTACTCGTCCACGACATTATTAAAGAGGTGGACCCGCAGGTGCTTCGCTTCTTCATGCTGTCGGTTCATTACCGCAATCCGGTTAACTACAACAAAGAATTGCTCGACAGCTCTGCCGCTTCGCTTGACCGGTTGAAAACAGCTTATCAAAATGTAAAGCACCGCAAAGAGTCCAGCACCAATTTAACGGACCATAATGATCAATGGATCGAAAAAGTGAATCGTCACCACGAGCGTTTCCTGCAGGAAATGGATGATGACTTTAACACAGCCAATGCCATTTCTGTACTGTTTGATTTATCAAAAGATGCGAATGTGTACTTACTTGAGGACCATACATCTACAGAAGTCATTGATGTATTTTTGTCGAAATTTGAAGATATGTTTTTCGTGCTCGGCCTGCAGCTGCAGCAGGAGGAACTATTGGATGAGGAAATTGAAGCATTGATCCAGGAGCGTAATGAAGCGCGCAAAAATCGGGATTTCGCCCGCGCAGACAGCATTCGCGATCAGCTCAAAGACATGAACATTATCTTGGAAGATACAGCTCAAGGAATTCGTTGGAGACGCGGATGA
- the rlmB gene encoding 23S rRNA (guanosine(2251)-2'-O)-methyltransferase RlmB: MTQEQEWIGGRNPVMEALRAGRDINKLWVQEGAQKGSIQQIIAKAKELSIPVQMVPKRKIEQVVPENHQGVAASVAAYQYAEIDDLFAKAEESGEPPFFLLLDELEDPHNLGSIMRTADAVGAHGIIIPKRRSVSLTATAAKASTGAIEYIPVARVTNLARTMDELKERGIWIAGTDASGAEDYRRFDGTMPLCLVIGSEGRGVSRLVKEKCDFLIQLPMVGHVTSLNASVAAALLMYEVYRKRHPLGN; this comes from the coding sequence ATGACACAGGAACAAGAATGGATCGGGGGACGAAACCCGGTCATGGAAGCGCTGCGTGCCGGACGTGATATCAATAAGCTTTGGGTGCAGGAAGGGGCACAAAAAGGCTCGATTCAGCAAATTATCGCCAAAGCAAAAGAACTGAGCATTCCGGTTCAAATGGTGCCGAAGCGTAAAATTGAACAAGTGGTGCCGGAGAATCACCAGGGAGTCGCAGCATCTGTCGCAGCATACCAGTATGCAGAAATTGACGACTTGTTTGCCAAAGCAGAAGAAAGCGGCGAACCGCCGTTTTTCCTCCTGCTTGATGAGCTCGAAGATCCGCATAACCTTGGCTCGATTATGCGGACGGCCGATGCAGTCGGCGCGCATGGGATTATTATTCCAAAGCGCCGGTCCGTGAGTTTAACCGCAACGGCTGCGAAAGCCTCCACAGGCGCCATCGAATACATTCCGGTAGCCCGCGTCACGAATCTTGCCCGCACAATGGATGAATTAAAAGAGCGGGGAATTTGGATTGCTGGAACAGATGCATCGGGTGCCGAAGATTACCGCCGATTTGATGGCACGATGCCTCTTTGCCTTGTGATTGGCAGTGAAGGCCGCGGTGTCAGCCGTCTTGTAAAAGAAAAATGTGACTTTCTCATTCAGCTGCCGATGGTCGGTCACGTCACTTCTCTTAACGCGTCGGTAGCGGCTGCCCTGCTCATGTACGAAGTATACCGGAAGCGTCATCCGCTGGGGAACTAA
- the sigH gene encoding RNA polymerase sporulation sigma factor SigH has product MDMLSDEQLVELVHKGNSEALDFVIHKYRNFVRAKARSYFLIGADKEDIVQEGMIGLYKAVRDYKGDKLSTFRAFAELCITRQIITAIKTATRQKHIPLNSYVSLDKPIYDEESDRTLMDVLTGTKASDPQELIINREQFSSIEGKVNELLSDLERQVLALYLDGRSYQEISEQLNRHVKSIDNALQRVKRKLERYLEFKEITIQ; this is encoded by the coding sequence ATGGATATGCTTAGTGATGAACAGCTTGTGGAACTTGTGCACAAAGGAAACAGCGAAGCCCTCGATTTTGTCATTCATAAATACCGAAATTTTGTCCGGGCCAAAGCCCGCTCTTATTTTTTAATCGGAGCTGACAAGGAAGATATTGTGCAGGAAGGCATGATTGGATTATACAAGGCGGTCCGCGACTACAAAGGGGACAAGCTTAGCACGTTTCGGGCTTTTGCGGAGCTGTGCATTACCCGCCAAATTATTACGGCCATTAAAACGGCAACCCGCCAGAAACACATCCCGCTTAATTCCTACGTATCGCTCGATAAGCCGATTTACGATGAAGAATCAGATCGGACGCTTATGGATGTGCTGACAGGAACGAAAGCGAGCGACCCACAGGAATTAATTATTAACCGCGAACAATTTTCAAGCATTGAAGGAAAAGTAAACGAGCTTTTAAGTGATTTAGAGCGTCAGGTACTGGCTCTTTACCTTGATGGCCGTTCGTACCAGGAAATCTCTGAGCAGCTTAACCGGCACGTAAAGTCAATTGATAACGCCCTGCAAAGGGTAAAACGAAAGCTGGAGCGGTATCTGGAATTCAAGGAAATTACGATTCAATGA
- the secE gene encoding preprotein translocase subunit SecE: protein MSRITQFFRNVRSEMGKVSWPKRKELTTYTITVISTVIFLALFFSVVDYGISALVRWVLAI from the coding sequence ATGTCACGCATTACGCAGTTTTTCCGTAACGTGCGTTCTGAAATGGGCAAAGTCAGCTGGCCGAAACGAAAAGAGCTTACAACGTATACGATTACCGTTATTTCAACCGTAATCTTTCTTGCTCTTTTTTTCTCGGTCGTTGATTACGGCATTTCAGCGCTCGTGCGCTGGGTTTTGGCAATATAA
- the rpmG gene encoding 50S ribosomal protein L33 → MAKKVPLACSVCGSRNYSTTVNTASGERLEIKKFCGVCNQHTMHKQTK, encoded by the coding sequence ATGGCAAAAAAAGTGCCTCTTGCGTGTTCAGTATGCGGATCACGTAATTACTCGACGACGGTGAATACAGCCAGCGGCGAGCGCCTTGAAATAAAAAAATTTTGCGGTGTCTGTAACCAGCATACTATGCATAAACAAACGAAATGA